A genomic region of Yoonia sp. BS5-3 contains the following coding sequences:
- a CDS encoding GIY-YIG nuclease family protein codes for MTALYVGTTLITDQWAWDGDRLPHIQDMEIIDGEMGRENVDAFDLEWIEQGSEYAERLLINWGPGGRAWSQRAHRMQKAILEIRLQAEEPPFPGFSGFLSRISEIPRFPQAWAGSLEGARGVYLLVADNGDQYVGSATGLGGFMGRWRQYLLNGHGGNVRLREAGQQDYQVAILEVASPDMSLGDILAREAFWKTKLGVRAHGLNAN; via the coding sequence TTGACCGCGCTTTATGTTGGAACCACACTCATCACCGATCAGTGGGCATGGGATGGAGATCGACTGCCTCATATCCAAGACATGGAAATAATTGACGGGGAAATGGGCCGAGAGAATGTTGATGCATTTGATTTGGAGTGGATCGAACAGGGCAGTGAATATGCAGAACGCCTACTCATTAACTGGGGTCCTGGAGGAAGAGCTTGGTCCCAACGGGCGCACAGGATGCAGAAAGCTATTTTAGAAATCCGCCTACAGGCAGAGGAGCCACCTTTCCCAGGTTTTTCGGGCTTCCTATCGCGGATCAGCGAGATTCCAAGGTTTCCACAAGCATGGGCAGGTTCTCTTGAAGGGGCTCGAGGGGTCTATTTGTTGGTTGCAGACAACGGTGATCAGTACGTGGGTTCGGCGACAGGCCTAGGTGGTTTTATGGGGCGCTGGCGCCAATACTTGCTGAATGGTCACGGTGGTAATGTACGGCTTCGTGAGGCAGGCCAGCAAGATTATCAAGTGGCCATCTTGGAGGTTGCTTCGCCGGACATGTCATTAGGAGATATCTTGGCGCGGGAGGCATTCTGGAAAACCAAGCTCGGTGTGCGAGCGCACGGCTTGAACGCGAATTAG
- a CDS encoding competence protein CoiA family protein: MRFALLNDQRVEAKPGAKGVCPGCNAEMLARCGTKKVWHWAHKGRRHCDHWWENETEWHRDWKNRFATDWQEVPARDGTGDLHIADIKTPYGLVIEFQHSAIKPDEVEKRTNFYGQVIWIIDGTRRPTDLIQYERMLSENYPERFDGVDIYTVYCDETRLLKEWGSLGKIVGFDFGGDNLCLLTAAQGRSRYLFDFPKVEFAKLIRESSPLPVVQFAKPVQRGFHRRRRF; the protein is encoded by the coding sequence ATGAGATTTGCACTTTTGAATGATCAACGAGTTGAAGCGAAGCCCGGTGCCAAAGGCGTTTGTCCAGGCTGTAATGCCGAAATGTTAGCCCGATGCGGCACAAAGAAGGTTTGGCATTGGGCGCATAAAGGTCGCCGTCATTGCGATCATTGGTGGGAAAACGAAACCGAGTGGCACCGCGACTGGAAAAACCGGTTTGCGACCGACTGGCAAGAGGTGCCAGCTCGCGACGGAACAGGTGATCTTCATATAGCTGATATCAAGACACCCTATGGCCTTGTGATCGAGTTCCAGCACTCTGCTATCAAGCCGGACGAAGTGGAAAAGCGCACTAATTTCTACGGCCAAGTGATCTGGATCATCGATGGAACCCGCCGCCCAACTGATCTGATCCAATATGAACGGATGCTTTCAGAAAACTACCCGGAACGGTTCGACGGCGTAGACATCTACACCGTTTATTGCGATGAAACCCGGCTTCTCAAAGAATGGGGATCATTGGGCAAGATTGTAGGATTTGACTTTGGCGGCGATAATCTGTGTTTGCTTACAGCCGCACAAGGCAGAAGCCGCTATCTCTTCGATTTTCCGAAAGTGGAGTTCGCTAAATTGATCCGTGAAAGCAGTCCGTTGCCAGTGGTCCAGTTCGCAAAACCTGTCCAGCGTGGCTTCCATCGCCGCAGAAGGTTCTAG
- a CDS encoding S24 family peptidase, producing the protein MPVFPVETPVVANGMPLRLVTTPASAGFPSPAADDLEDEIDPISWVVRRPSSTFWWRVEGDCLWDAGIRDGDLIAVDRAGKRRIGRAVLAVVEGAVTAKILRKRDGRYFLAPANGRETFPEIELTEDSEIWGVIAGVVRRYDLE; encoded by the coding sequence ATGCCTGTTTTTCCGGTGGAAACACCTGTGGTTGCCAATGGTATGCCCCTTCGGTTGGTGACAACGCCTGCCAGTGCGGGTTTTCCGTCCCCCGCTGCTGATGATCTTGAAGACGAAATAGACCCGATTTCATGGGTCGTTCGTCGTCCTTCATCGACATTCTGGTGGCGTGTCGAAGGCGACTGCCTTTGGGACGCCGGAATCCGTGACGGTGATCTGATCGCTGTTGATCGTGCGGGCAAGCGAAGGATTGGCCGTGCGGTTCTGGCCGTTGTGGAAGGGGCAGTGACCGCCAAAATCCTGCGCAAGCGGGATGGGCGGTATTTTCTGGCCCCGGCCAATGGCCGCGAGACTTTCCCAGAAATTGAACTGACCGAGGACAGTGAAATTTGGGGTGTGATCGCAGGCGTCGTGCGGCGGTATGATCTGGAATGA
- a CDS encoding Y-family DNA polymerase — protein MKRPIAISDSANFYVSAERIFDPALKNVPVIVLSNNDGCAVARSDEAKALGIKMGEPLHLLRDKIKAHGVKVFSSNYTLYGDISRRVVEVYEDFTPNVEIYSIDECFLDFGGFKDRAEHARAMRREVLRRIGVPVRVGIAPTKTLAKCANDIAKKNPIFGGVLDMMDDTLADWLLPMVPVGDIWGIGRKTDAKLRQLGIQTASDLRAMPLRQARAVGTVVLERTVLELQGEPCLAFDDVEPQRKGMAVTRSAGQPMTDFDTVFQAVSAHVTRAAEKLRQHGLVAGTLTVFFHTNRHRKDRPQYAGSRSTRIMPMSCDTFELVRAARRCADAAWPKGQAAKFGFTKAGVMLDDLLPIEDRPRTLFDAPRSKSGEAMRALDLINDRFGKKTMVLASEGVNRPWQLRAEHRSPRYTTRLSDLPIVR, from the coding sequence ATGAAGCGGCCTATCGCGATTTCCGATAGCGCCAATTTCTACGTCTCTGCTGAACGGATCTTCGACCCCGCGCTGAAAAACGTGCCGGTGATCGTGTTGTCGAACAATGATGGATGCGCGGTAGCTCGATCCGATGAAGCCAAGGCGCTCGGAATCAAGATGGGCGAACCGCTGCACCTGCTGCGCGATAAGATCAAAGCGCATGGGGTGAAGGTCTTTAGCTCGAATTACACGCTCTACGGCGACATAAGCCGTCGCGTGGTCGAGGTTTACGAAGACTTCACGCCCAATGTGGAAATTTACTCGATAGATGAATGTTTCTTGGACTTTGGCGGGTTCAAGGATCGGGCAGAACATGCCCGCGCGATGAGGCGCGAGGTCCTGAGGCGGATCGGCGTGCCGGTGCGCGTCGGGATCGCGCCGACGAAGACGCTGGCGAAGTGCGCAAACGACATAGCTAAGAAGAACCCGATATTCGGCGGGGTGCTGGATATGATGGACGACACACTGGCCGATTGGCTCCTGCCAATGGTGCCAGTTGGGGACATATGGGGCATTGGGCGCAAGACTGACGCGAAACTGCGTCAGCTTGGTATCCAAACAGCGTCAGACCTTCGGGCCATGCCGTTAAGGCAGGCCCGGGCGGTCGGAACGGTCGTACTCGAACGCACGGTTCTGGAATTACAAGGTGAACCATGTTTGGCTTTTGATGATGTTGAACCGCAACGCAAAGGCATGGCTGTCACCCGCTCGGCGGGTCAGCCGATGACGGATTTCGACACAGTTTTTCAAGCCGTGTCAGCGCATGTGACCCGTGCAGCGGAAAAATTGCGCCAACACGGGCTTGTCGCGGGAACGCTGACGGTGTTTTTCCACACCAACAGGCATCGCAAGGACCGTCCGCAATATGCGGGCAGTAGGTCCACGCGGATCATGCCAATGTCCTGCGATACATTTGAGCTGGTGCGGGCGGCGCGGCGATGTGCAGACGCCGCCTGGCCGAAAGGACAGGCGGCAAAATTCGGCTTCACGAAAGCTGGCGTTATGCTCGATGATCTTCTGCCTATCGAGGACCGACCGCGAACGCTTTTTGATGCGCCCCGCAGCAAAAGCGGTGAAGCGATGCGGGCGCTCGATCTGATTAATGATCGGTTCGGGAAAAAGACGATGGTGCTTGCAAGTGAGGGCGTGAACCGGCCTTGGCAGCTTCGGGCGGAACATCGCAGTCCGCGCTACACGACGCGGCTGTCAGATTTGCCGATTGTGCGATGA
- a CDS encoding DUF4942 domain-containing protein has translation MNMQAPEIMADDSEQAPNLPAITSQIEDIVAARDAALAKITDAATTLEAAYALTDEANAFARKAQCGRKYWGIDRTHNKHYEHLSQQGFDAAQSVETYRRQLDASVWSYLLEETGIRDLMDATGSREFDQGLREEVPPVTVQDVRATFETWMCNADLTFARGVAVAFARLDSRFKSHDAFKLGSRMIVDRAFSEYSGSFNRTWAEETIIDVERVFAKLDDQKPAGRGLIQEIDADRRGYGPQQSLTESRFFRIRGFMNGNAHLWFTRDDLVTKANQVLADYYGEVIPDAAPKDEDSAAFAKRTNLPSKDLQFYHTPDEAAATVVDQLRFQEDQHILEPSAGTGHLVRPLLAKGHKVTAIEIHADRVRQLRALESPKCRVIHGNFLNQPANPIYDAVIQNPPFFRTHWMDHLRHAYDFLKFGGQLIAIVPASAEVGQSKAHIQFRRWAEKANGGRSWGMFTDLPAESFAEAGTNINTVIFKITKQN, from the coding sequence ATGAACATGCAAGCCCCCGAAATCATGGCCGACGACAGCGAACAGGCACCGAACCTGCCCGCCATCACTTCGCAGATCGAAGATATTGTTGCCGCCCGCGATGCAGCACTTGCCAAGATCACCGACGCCGCCACCACCCTTGAAGCCGCCTATGCCCTCACCGACGAGGCAAACGCCTTCGCCCGCAAAGCCCAATGCGGCCGGAAATATTGGGGCATCGACCGGACCCACAACAAACACTATGAACACCTTTCGCAGCAGGGCTTTGACGCCGCGCAGTCGGTTGAAACCTACCGCCGCCAGCTTGACGCATCCGTCTGGTCTTACCTGTTGGAAGAAACAGGCATCCGCGATCTGATGGACGCCACAGGATCACGCGAGTTCGACCAAGGATTGCGCGAGGAAGTCCCGCCCGTGACCGTGCAGGACGTTCGCGCCACCTTTGAAACGTGGATGTGCAATGCCGATCTGACCTTTGCACGGGGGGTGGCCGTCGCCTTTGCGCGGCTTGATAGCCGCTTCAAATCGCACGACGCCTTCAAACTCGGTTCACGCATGATCGTTGATCGTGCCTTTTCCGAGTATTCCGGCAGCTTCAACCGGACATGGGCCGAAGAAACCATCATCGACGTGGAGCGCGTCTTCGCCAAACTGGACGATCAAAAGCCAGCCGGTCGCGGCTTGATCCAAGAGATCGACGCCGACCGGCGCGGCTACGGGCCGCAACAGTCTTTGACCGAAAGCCGGTTTTTCCGCATCCGGGGCTTTATGAATGGCAACGCCCACCTTTGGTTCACCCGCGATGATCTGGTCACAAAGGCCAATCAGGTTTTGGCCGACTACTACGGCGAAGTGATCCCCGACGCCGCCCCAAAGGACGAGGACAGCGCCGCATTTGCGAAGCGCACAAACCTACCGTCCAAAGACCTGCAATTCTACCACACACCCGACGAAGCAGCGGCAACGGTTGTTGATCAGCTGCGCTTTCAAGAGGATCAACATATCCTTGAGCCAAGCGCAGGCACAGGCCACCTTGTCAGGCCCCTTCTGGCGAAGGGCCACAAGGTTACGGCCATTGAGATACACGCGGACAGGGTGCGCCAGTTGCGGGCGCTGGAAAGTCCGAAATGCCGGGTGATACATGGCAATTTCTTGAACCAGCCAGCGAACCCGATCTATGACGCAGTGATACAAAATCCGCCCTTCTTTCGGACGCATTGGATGGACCACTTGCGCCATGCCTATGACTTCTTGAAATTTGGCGGTCAGCTTATCGCCATCGTTCCGGCATCCGCCGAAGTCGGCCAAAGTAAAGCCCACATTCAATTCCGCCGTTGGGCCGAGAAAGCCAATGGCGGGCGAAGCTGGGGCATGTTCACAGACCTACCAGCCGAGAGCTTTGCCGAGGCCGGAACCAACATCAATACTGTTATCTTCAAGATCACAAAGCAGAATTGA
- a CDS encoding single-stranded DNA-binding protein, producing MRTFAEFQIMGRVGKTKDVGNTLRVTVAAEYGRKDNNGDFQANAYWNEVTIFNENVIKWVKENTQPGDLVHVRGTLRQTQWENSSGGTEYGMTLAADDFDNMSQDERRRAAKKQEG from the coding sequence ATGAGAACCTTTGCAGAATTTCAGATCATGGGCCGCGTAGGTAAGACCAAAGACGTTGGCAACACCCTCCGGGTCACAGTTGCCGCCGAATACGGACGCAAAGACAACAACGGCGACTTTCAGGCAAACGCCTACTGGAACGAAGTGACGATCTTCAACGAGAACGTCATCAAGTGGGTGAAAGAGAACACCCAACCCGGTGATCTGGTCCATGTTCGCGGCACGCTCCGCCAGACACAATGGGAAAACAGCTCCGGTGGCACCGAGTACGGCATGACCCTTGCGGCTGACGACTTCGACAACATGAGCCAGGACGAACGTCGCCGCGCAGCGAAAAAGCAAGAGGGCTAA
- a CDS encoding thermonuclease family protein, which translates to MADTGNRSGTRLREKALWVCVSMWTKRPPLSYRALQAGLALALITGQVDAETVDPAAVYVVDGDTIRMDGDSWRLVGLDTPETFEPHCDFELALGQAATARLRALMTSGRLVEVIRLPGRDRFDRGLARLYVGGENIADILIREGLARAYDGGRRQSWCG; encoded by the coding sequence ATGGCTGACACAGGCAACAGAAGCGGAACGCGCCTTAGAGAAAAAGCACTATGGGTCTGCGTCTCGATGTGGACCAAAAGACCCCCACTCTCCTACCGGGCATTGCAGGCTGGTTTGGCATTGGCGCTGATTACGGGACAGGTGGACGCTGAAACAGTCGATCCGGCGGCGGTGTATGTCGTTGATGGCGACACAATCCGCATGGATGGCGATAGCTGGCGGCTGGTCGGTCTGGACACGCCAGAGACCTTTGAACCGCACTGCGATTTCGAGCTGGCGCTAGGACAGGCAGCAACCGCGCGACTGCGCGCGTTGATGACGTCCGGACGGCTGGTGGAAGTGATCCGATTGCCGGGGCGTGACCGCTTCGATCGGGGATTGGCGCGGCTTTATGTCGGCGGGGAAAATATCGCAGACATTTTGATCCGCGAAGGGTTGGCGCGAGCTTATGATGGTGGTCGCCGTCAAAGCTGGTGTGGTTGA
- a CDS encoding type II toxin-antitoxin system VapC family toxin, with amino-acid sequence MIILDTNVISELQKPAPNPNVVNWLDQQEPTNLYLTSITAAELMFGAHCLPNGKRAAELQDAVAHIIEDQFRGRILPFDATAAHYFGMRMALVRGEGISVGFADGQIASIAVANNTAPVASRDTAPFEAFRLDVINPWKETDD; translated from the coding sequence ATGATTATTCTCGATACCAACGTCATTTCCGAGCTACAGAAGCCTGCGCCGAATCCGAATGTCGTGAACTGGTTGGATCAACAAGAACCAACGAACCTGTATTTAACGTCCATCACGGCTGCGGAGCTTATGTTCGGTGCACATTGTTTGCCCAATGGAAAGCGGGCCGCTGAGTTGCAAGATGCCGTAGCCCACATCATTGAGGACCAGTTCAGAGGACGAATTTTGCCCTTCGATGCAACCGCTGCCCACTATTTCGGAATGCGAATGGCTCTTGTTCGTGGCGAAGGTATCTCTGTTGGGTTTGCGGACGGCCAAATTGCATCAATTGCGGTCGCAAACAACACGGCCCCTGTCGCGTCACGGGACACCGCCCCCTTTGAGGCGTTTCGGCTGGATGTGATCAACCCTTGGAAAGAAACAGATGACTAA
- a CDS encoding plasmid stabilization protein, giving the protein MGNMSIRNLPDEIHDALKLRAAKNNRSAEAEVRALLVETFVAEQQGGFGTRLRACFEGIEGDELDVARDKTPAQPLELG; this is encoded by the coding sequence ATGGGAAATATGTCAATTAGAAATCTGCCAGATGAAATTCATGACGCGCTGAAACTTCGGGCGGCAAAGAACAACCGAAGTGCAGAAGCCGAGGTGAGAGCGTTGTTGGTTGAAACTTTTGTAGCGGAACAGCAAGGCGGGTTTGGGACGCGCTTGCGGGCTTGCTTTGAAGGGATTGAGGGTGACGAATTGGATGTTGCCAGAGACAAAACCCCAGCACAACCTTTGGAGCTAGGATGA
- a CDS encoding DUF882 domain-containing protein, whose product MAQDTPWPDIGYDRILVANTNGDRLSVRFRNGQRYDNSNLQRLNWLWRDWRAGGAQRQIDPLLFGDLALIQTRMSLDFAEPKLILVNSGFRTASRNATIEGAARNSQHVQGRACDFNMVGVSPALVVGYAESYGVHGLGRYADFTHIDVGPEGRRWSG is encoded by the coding sequence ATGGCGCAGGACACACCTTGGCCAGACATAGGCTATGATCGTATCTTGGTTGCAAATACCAACGGCGACCGCCTTTCCGTGCGGTTCCGCAACGGCCAGCGATATGACAATAGCAACCTTCAACGACTGAATTGGTTGTGGCGCGACTGGCGGGCAGGCGGTGCGCAACGTCAGATTGATCCACTGTTGTTTGGTGATCTGGCGTTAATCCAAACTCGCATGTCGCTCGATTTTGCAGAACCCAAACTGATACTGGTTAATTCAGGGTTCCGCACGGCTAGCCGTAACGCAACCATCGAAGGCGCAGCCCGCAATTCGCAGCACGTACAAGGCCGAGCCTGTGACTTCAACATGGTTGGTGTTAGCCCTGCCCTCGTTGTTGGCTACGCCGAATCCTACGGGGTTCACGGCCTTGGCCGCTACGCCGATTTTACCCACATTGATGTTGGTCCAGAGGGGCGGCGTTGGAGTGGATGA
- a CDS encoding ParB N-terminal domain-containing protein, translating into MTDQTTIPQITETVAFADLYVSPLNPRTVVSEDEIASLAENIKIAGLIHNLAGFRHDGTEGVGVVAGGRRYRALALLQDDPRFQNVQVQIAPDEDTAKLWATSENAQRQDLHPADEIRDYGALEKTGLSAGQIAVAYGVTEKKVYRRLAMAGLHTAVLDALKASEISMSQAKAFTISNDEKLTLEVLERVKANGTKGWGAMSDYQIKEGLKPDHVKGSDRRAAFVGVEDYKAAGGRVGGDLFEDETIFDDPAILQECFEAKLASTAAQIATDNGWTWGEGITDDYVYSDTINRMKMARVYKVEGVLTEEESDRYDELGELVNGDACDEAGTAEFLELQAKADGGFTAEQKAHAGVVIYVDHSGDIEVIEGLVRQEDQEAAIAAGVLKKSAHKETPKKSPISAKLQEDLDRIVIGARQNALLDDPTLALDLLAFQLTQSKGWQRIHAYDVSLPHLANVPECETGYTQDKRLTLPDPVESKGSKAEDFTAFRKRGHKKCMDMLVRTLIGQLSISHADLGELIDEKTKKVTRDHFTPTAENFFSRVGGPYMIALWNELLDLSDSHDAAKTFAALKKGEKAAKLEKLFSDEATRKALGVTETQEARIAAWLPEGMV; encoded by the coding sequence ATGACTGACCAAACAACAATCCCGCAGATCACCGAAACCGTAGCGTTTGCCGATCTTTATGTTTCCCCTTTGAACCCGCGCACAGTGGTTTCCGAAGATGAAATCGCATCGCTGGCCGAGAACATCAAAATCGCTGGCCTGATCCACAACCTTGCAGGGTTCCGCCATGACGGGACCGAGGGTGTTGGCGTGGTGGCTGGTGGGCGTCGTTACCGCGCTCTCGCGCTTTTGCAAGACGATCCGCGCTTTCAGAACGTGCAGGTTCAGATTGCGCCTGATGAAGACACCGCGAAACTCTGGGCGACAAGTGAGAATGCGCAGCGCCAAGACCTTCACCCCGCCGATGAAATCCGTGACTACGGCGCATTGGAGAAGACAGGTTTGAGCGCAGGACAGATCGCCGTGGCCTATGGCGTGACCGAAAAGAAGGTTTATCGCCGTTTGGCAATGGCTGGTCTACACACGGCTGTTTTGGATGCGTTGAAGGCCAGTGAAATCAGCATGTCCCAAGCCAAGGCGTTCACGATCAGCAACGACGAAAAGCTGACCCTTGAAGTGTTGGAGCGCGTGAAGGCGAACGGCACGAAGGGTTGGGGCGCAATGTCCGATTATCAGATCAAGGAAGGTTTGAAGCCCGATCACGTCAAAGGCAGTGATCGCCGCGCCGCCTTTGTTGGTGTTGAAGACTACAAGGCCGCAGGGGGCCGTGTTGGTGGCGACCTGTTTGAAGACGAAACGATCTTTGATGATCCAGCGATTTTGCAGGAGTGTTTTGAGGCGAAACTTGCCAGCACTGCCGCGCAGATCGCAACGGACAATGGCTGGACTTGGGGCGAGGGTATCACGGACGATTATGTCTATAGCGATACGATCAACCGCATGAAGATGGCGCGGGTCTACAAGGTCGAAGGCGTGTTGACCGAGGAAGAAAGCGACCGTTACGACGAGTTGGGCGAACTGGTCAATGGTGATGCTTGCGATGAAGCTGGTACGGCTGAATTTCTGGAATTGCAGGCAAAGGCCGATGGTGGCTTTACGGCAGAGCAGAAGGCCCATGCAGGCGTTGTGATCTACGTTGATCACAGCGGAGACATTGAGGTGATCGAAGGGCTTGTGCGCCAAGAGGATCAAGAGGCAGCTATCGCAGCGGGCGTCTTGAAGAAATCGGCGCACAAAGAGACCCCGAAGAAATCACCCATTTCAGCCAAGTTGCAGGAAGACCTTGACCGGATCGTCATTGGCGCACGTCAGAATGCGCTACTGGACGACCCGACCCTTGCCCTTGATTTACTGGCTTTCCAGTTGACCCAATCGAAGGGTTGGCAGCGTATCCATGCCTATGATGTGTCTTTGCCCCATCTGGCGAACGTGCCGGAGTGCGAGACAGGTTACACGCAGGACAAGCGCCTGACGTTGCCTGACCCCGTAGAGAGCAAAGGCAGCAAGGCCGAGGACTTCACCGCATTCCGCAAGCGCGGCCATAAGAAGTGCATGGATATGCTTGTGCGAACTCTGATCGGGCAGCTTTCAATCTCACACGCTGATCTTGGCGAGTTGATTGACGAGAAGACGAAGAAGGTCACGCGGGATCACTTCACCCCGACAGCCGAGAATTTCTTTAGCCGTGTTGGTGGCCCTTACATGATCGCCTTGTGGAACGAATTGCTGGACCTGTCCGACAGCCATGATGCTGCCAAGACGTTTGCAGCACTGAAAAAGGGCGAGAAGGCCGCGAAGCTGGAAAAGCTGTTTAGTGACGAAGCCACACGCAAGGCCCTTGGCGTCACTGAGACGCAAGAAGCCCGCATCGCAGCATGGTTGCCCGAAGGCATGGTTTGA
- a CDS encoding DUF3768 domain-containing protein, whose amino-acid sequence MTVGDETKTIWFKIDLYDWDLEYGAEDPTDLEQTKRVMTVLFPSDY is encoded by the coding sequence ATCACTGTAGGCGACGAGACAAAGACCATTTGGTTCAAGATCGACCTCTACGATTGGGACCTTGAATACGGAGCCGAAGACCCAACCGACTTGGAGCAAACCAAGCGGGTCATGACGGTCCTTTTCCCCTCTGATTACTGA
- a CDS encoding DUF3768 domain-containing protein, translating to MSNALSIPEEDFEAAERAKVIADHNDRFRNTWGADFTIPGQIVMTRAVAALSPAWMARLMQAIQQFSDFTEDNDPYGDHSFGAVGNHCRRRDKDHLVQDRPLRLGP from the coding sequence ATGAGCAACGCGCTTTCAATTCCCGAAGAAGATTTTGAGGCTGCGGAACGGGCCAAGGTGATCGCAGATCACAATGACCGTTTTCGCAATACTTGGGGGGCGGATTTTACCATCCCCGGTCAGATCGTCATGACGCGAGCAGTGGCAGCATTAAGCCCCGCTTGGATGGCGCGACTGATGCAGGCAATTCAGCAGTTTTCCGACTTTACCGAAGATAACGACCCTTATGGGGATCACAGCTTTGGTGCGGTGGGAAATCACTGTAGGCGACGAGACAAAGACCATTTGGTTCAAGATCGACCTCTACGATTGGGACCTTGA
- a CDS encoding GIY-YIG nuclease family protein — protein MQSLDEPDLFKVGFTKRLTKSRRNALKGKVGGRLKVYYTLSMPNAYFTEQRVLRDLRARWFGRGDRRGTEWFRLRRNETLPDVAARIFKAAGVVRRVSKLKLSWPKDQEFVIYSCNELALLDDKGKDRLGISKEGRENGTGGFERKVKARAEGAPEEH, from the coding sequence ATGCAGTCTTTGGATGAACCGGACTTGTTCAAAGTCGGGTTTACCAAACGGCTGACGAAAAGCCGCAGAAACGCATTGAAAGGCAAAGTGGGGGGTCGATTAAAGGTCTATTACACTTTGTCGATGCCCAACGCATATTTCACGGAACAACGGGTTTTGCGCGATTTGCGGGCGCGATGGTTTGGCCGCGGTGATCGTCGCGGAACGGAGTGGTTTCGGTTGCGGCGCAACGAAACACTGCCTGACGTAGCTGCCCGAATTTTCAAAGCTGCTGGCGTGGTGCGCCGGGTATCGAAGCTGAAACTATCTTGGCCGAAGGACCAAGAATTTGTGATCTATAGTTGCAATGAACTGGCCCTTTTGGACGATAAGGGCAAAGATCGGCTGGGAATTAGCAAGGAAGGCAGGGAAAATGGCACTGGTGGATTTGAAAGGAAAGTCAAAGCGCGAGCTGAAGGCGCTCCTGAAGAACATTGA
- a CDS encoding H-NS histone family protein: MALVDLKGKSKRELKALLKNIESEIVHRRKQEFREAKRVVGDIAKKHGFTLQQLLADAPAPVKRKKRQSAPRPPKPPKYQDPRSPEKAWSGFGRPPAWFKEHLANGKTPEDLLIT, from the coding sequence ATGGCACTGGTGGATTTGAAAGGAAAGTCAAAGCGCGAGCTGAAGGCGCTCCTGAAGAACATTGAGAGTGAAATTGTGCACCGCAGGAAGCAGGAATTTCGCGAGGCAAAGCGCGTGGTGGGCGACATTGCAAAAAAGCATGGCTTCACGCTGCAACAGCTTTTGGCTGACGCACCGGCGCCAGTGAAAAGGAAAAAGCGGCAATCGGCACCTCGACCGCCCAAACCGCCGAAGTATCAAGATCCTCGGTCGCCAGAGAAAGCATGGTCCGGCTTTGGCCGTCCGCCAGCGTGGTTTAAGGAACATCTTGCGAATGGAAAAACGCCCGAAGACCTATTGATCACATGA
- a CDS encoding SOS response-associated peptidase, with product MCNLYSNNLPQETMRRLFNVKPANDQLGNAQPLPAIFPKGNAPIITLDGEGSRRLENSHWGFVLPQKSKVTGNPIQPKAVNNARDDKLLTSRFWKTSFETRRCLVPATSFCEAKGKKPATYFWFGLKGDEARPPFVFAGIWRFFKGQYEQEERSLVTSSIITTKPNELVREVHPDRMPVILSPENHDVWLHGSPEDAFSLIAPFPTEQMTIHKHGEGLKSDAG from the coding sequence ATGTGCAATCTTTACTCCAACAACCTGCCTCAAGAGACGATGCGGCGTCTGTTCAACGTTAAGCCTGCGAATGATCAGCTTGGAAATGCGCAACCACTGCCTGCGATTTTCCCAAAGGGTAACGCCCCGATCATCACGCTCGATGGCGAGGGTTCGCGTCGGCTGGAAAATTCTCATTGGGGTTTCGTTCTGCCGCAAAAATCCAAGGTGACGGGAAATCCGATTCAGCCCAAGGCCGTGAACAATGCGCGTGACGATAAGCTGCTGACTTCGAGATTTTGGAAAACCAGCTTTGAAACGCGGCGTTGTCTCGTCCCAGCAACCAGTTTTTGCGAGGCCAAAGGGAAAAAACCGGCGACGTATTTTTGGTTTGGGCTGAAAGGCGACGAAGCGCGACCGCCGTTTGTGTTTGCGGGTATTTGGCGGTTTTTCAAAGGCCAATACGAACAAGAAGAACGGTCGCTGGTGACGTCCTCGATCATTACGACAAAACCCAATGAACTGGTGCGCGAGGTTCATCCAGACCGGATGCCTGTGATCCTGTCGCCCGAAAATCACGATGTTTGGCTCCACGGCTCGCCCGAGGATGCCTTTTCGTTGATTGCACCGTTTCCAACCGAACAAATGACGATCCACAAGCACGGGGAAGGGCTCAAATCTGACGCTGGATAG